In Candidatus Aminicenantes bacterium, the sequence ATAATTAGCGGTAAAATATTTATCGTTATATAATGACAAAGGTTCTACCGGGGCCGGTCTTTGCAAGACTTGTCCGCAATTAAGGCAGCGAACTATTCTGTAAGGCGGTTCCTGCCAAATCACATTTATAATTATTTTACCTAGCGTAATATATTTTAACTCGGAGTTAATATTTTGTCAACAGAAAAAACTATTTTTATTTTTTTTTGAAAATCTCACTAATGACGACAACTTGATTTTTATTGACAATCTTTTTCGCCTGGGATAAATTACTCCCATGCCGTGGCCGGTAAAAGAATTGGACGACGTCAAGCATATTTTGCACGATAAAAAACTGCACATCGCCCAGGAAGAAATATTCACCAGCCTGGCCCGCATCGAGCATTCGCAGCGGATTTTCCCCCAGCTGCAGCAGAAGGCCCTGCTGGTGCAGCTGCTGCATACGTATGAAAATTCGAAAAAAAAAGTGGTCATCCAGCTGGATGTGCTGGGAGAAATAAAGTATCCCCTAACCGTGACCATGGGCGTGCTGGCGGAGGATTGGAGCGGCATGGCCAACTCCATCCTGGGCATCATTCACCAAAAGCACGGCAATGTCCTCTACCTCAAGGGATTCACCCTGGACTATGAAACCCACAAGCTGGGGATCATCATCCTCTCCTTCCTGATCAAAACCGCCCGCGAGTACAAGCATTTTCTAGCCGAAAAAAACAACCTGCTGACGATCATCAAGGACGCCTCGCAGGGCAGCCTATCGAAAACCCTGCTCCTGGAGGACGAGACCATCCGCTTCGACATCTACAACAAAACCGTCAAGGCCATAAAAAAAATGTACCGTGACCCCGACATCGACACCATCATCGGCGAGAACGGCGAGGCCTTGAAATTCATTTCATCCCGTTCGCGGGAATACCTGCAGGAAAGGAAGATCTCCGACCTGGCCGCGCTGATCATCGACAACTTCAAATTCCAAAAAATGGTCCGCGACGGCAAGGCCGACAAAAAGATCAAGATCAAGAATTTCGAGACCATCTACGAAAAGCTGACCGGGATCACCTTTGTCTGCTGGGAAGAGAATTTTTCGGTGGAAAATTTTTTGAAAACCCTGGATTTCATCGTCCCCGGCCACATCATCAAGCACCACAAAAGCTTCGTCTCCAGTGAAAAAATCCTGGTCTACCGCATCGAAATCGTCGACAGCCATATCCAGCCGCTGAATCCCGATGCCATCAAGTCCATCGAAACGTCGCTGGCGAAACTGATCAGCACCTCGGTCAACGAGGTCTTCTCCCAGATCAAGTCGGTGGGCGGCTATGAGCATTACGCCCGGGCCATTATTCCGTTCCTGATGGAGGAAGCGAAGGTGACCGGTATCAGCCAGGTTTTCATGAGCGTCGAGAAGAAGAACGAATTCATGATGCAGCTGAAGCTGATCGTCGTCTCCCTGCCCAGCAAAAAGGCCAACCTGAACAAGCTGATCGCTCTGCTGGAAAACCATCAGGGCATCGAGATCCTCTCGGTCGTCCCTCCCCGCCTCTACCAGAAGCAGATCGAAGTCAACATCATGAACTTGAAGGTCACCCTGGCGGAGTTTGTTTCCATCGCCGCCATTTTCCAGACCATCAAAAACATTTTGAAGAGCCTTTATGATCAGATCCGCGATTTTGACGAAGGCCTGCGCAATCGTGACATGGGTACGCTGGCCGATCTGACCTCCCGCTTGAAAACCGTCAATCCCTTGATCATCAAGGAAATCTATTTCAATTTCGACGAGATCTACCGCATCGAAACCCCGCCCGTAATCATGGCCGAGATCATCAACCTGGCATGCGCCACCATGGAAACGGCCAAGCGTGAAGATCTGGGGCGGGTGGTGATCAGCACCAAAAGCATCAAGAACCCGTTCACGGATGAGCCGCTGAAGACCATCTTCGTCGTTTCCTACGGCAAGGACAGAAAAATCCTGAGCAAATTCATCAACCACACCCAGGGCATCGAGATCTATTTCACCCGCATCGAATGGGAGCAGCGTTTTTGCCTGATCCTGATCCTTAAGAAAAACAACCGCGCCCTCCTGGCGGCCGAAATCAAGAAAATAAAGACCGGGGTGCTGGAGAAATATCTGAAAAACGTCATGTTCATTGACGCCAATGCCCCGGCCGTCACCACGAATCGCTGAAGCGGCAGCCCCATGTTCAAACTGACCTCGCCGTTTTGCATCACCGTTGCCCAGAAGACGGCCGTTGACGAAATCGTCGGCAAATTCAGGGCGGGATGCCGCAAGCAAGTCTTGCTGGGCGTGACCGGGTCGGGAAAAACATTCTCCATGGCGCACATCATCCGCGAGTTGAATGTCCCGACCCTGGTTCTCTCTCCCAACAAAACGCTGGCGGCCCAGCTTTTTCAGGAATTCAAGGGGTTTTTTCCCACCGACCGCGTCGGTTATTTCATCAGCTATTACGATTATTACCAGCCGGAAGCATTCGTCCCGCAGCGCAACCTCTATATCGCCAAGGAAGTTTCGATCAATCCCGAGCTGGAAAGGCTGCGCCTGGACGCCACCCGCAACCTCCTCGAATCGCGGCAAACGGTCGTGGTGGCTTCGGTTTCGGCGATCTACAGCATCGGCTCGCCAAGCGATTTTACCGAGCAGAAAATCGCCCTGGCCCTGGGCGACACCATCGCCCGCGACGCCTTGCTGGATGAATTCGTCAAGCTGGGCTACGGCCGCACCCATGACCTGCTGGAAAGCGGGAAATTCAGGGTGCGCGGGCACATGGTCGAGATTTTTCCCACCAGCGAGGAAAATCCGCTGCGCTTTGAATTTTCCGGGACCGCCATCGGCCGCATCGTTTTTTTCGATCCCCTGACCGGCGCCTGGCTGGAGGAACGGAAGCAGGTGAACGTCTTCCCCATCAACTATTTTTTCTACCGCCGGGCCCGCGTCGAAGCGGCGCTGGCCAAGATCAGGCTCGAACTGGAGGAACGGCTGCGTTATTTCCTAGCTCAGGGCAAGCCCGAATTGGCGGAACGCCTGCGCCAGCGGACCCTATTTGACATCGAGATGCTCGAGCAGTTCGGCCATTGCCCCGGCATCGAGAATTATTCCCTGTATCTGACCGGACGCCAGAAAGGCGAAGCCCCTTACACCCTGCTGAGTTTTTTCCCGCCCGGATACCTGACGATCATCGATGAGTCGCACGTGACGGTTCCGCAATTGAACGGCATGTACGCCGGCGACCGCTCGCGCAAGTCCAAGCTGGTCGAATACGGCTTCCGGCTGCCTTCGGCCCTGGACAACCGGCCGCTGAATTTCGCCGAGATTCAGGAACGGCTGCAAAATGTCCTATACGTTTCGGCCACACCCGCCCCGTTCGAGATCAGTGATGCCCAGGGGCGGGTGACGTCGCTGCTGGTCAGGCCGACCGGGCTGATCGATCCCGAAGTGATCGTCAAGAAAGCCGTCGATCCGGTGCAGGACATGCTCTCCGAAATCGAACCGGTGATCAAGAGCAAAAATCGCGTGCTGGTCACCACCTTGACGAAAAAAATGGCGGAGAAACTGGCTGATTTTCTGACCTTGAAAGGCGTCCGCTGCGCCTACCTGCATTCGGAGATCAAGGCCCTGGACCGGGTAAAGATAATCAGAAAACTGCGCCAGGGCGAATTCGACGTCCTGATCGGCATCAACCTGCTGCGCGAGGGGCTCGACCTGCCCGAGGTGGCGCTGGTGGTTATCCTCGACGCCGACAAGGAGGGCTTCCTGCGCTCCCCGACCGCCCTGATCCAGACCTTCGGCCGCGCCGCCCGCCACATCGACGGCAAGGTCATCCTCTACATCGAGGGCATGGTGGAATCGGTGCGCCAGGCGATCGCCGAAGCCGAGCGGCGGCGAAAGTACCAGGTCGAATACAACCGGGGCCACGGCATCTTGCCCGTCTCGGTGCGCAGCCAGATCAAGGATTTCCACGACGACGACTATTGGCTGAAGAAGAGCGCCGAGCCGCTGCCCGAGGATTTCAAGAACCGGGAGGCGCTGGAGAAGGAGATCCAGAAATTGACGCTGGCCATGAAGGAAAAAGCCGCCCACCTCGATTTCAAGACAGCCGCCCAGCTGCGCGACCGCATTAAACTCTTAAAAAATATGCTGATCGAGATGTTTTGAGACTATCAACATCTGGTCGCGTCGCGGCTATTGAATGGGGTTATGTAGTACTCGAGGGCAGCTCCAGGCCATAGCCCTTGCGCTTGTCCTCGGCCTTGAGCAGGAAGGCGAAAACGAGGCCGAGGAAGCCAAAGCCCGTGAAGACCAGCATGGGGATCGTATAATTGTAGGCGACCAGTGGCGACCCGTCGGCGGCTACGGTGCGTGACACGATGCAGAAACGGTCCAGGATCCAGCCGATCAACAGCGGCACCCCCATCAGCCCCCAGTTCTGGATGTAGAATATCAACGCATAGGCCGTGCCCAGCTGCTTCTCGGGTATCAATTTGGGCACTGAGGGCCACATGGCGGACGGGACCAGGGAAAAAGCCACGCCGAGAACGAGCATCAGCACAAAGGCGACAAGCCAATGGCTGAGCAACGGGACGGCAAAAAGGAGGTGGACGCCGATCAGCATGGCCGAACCAAGGAACATGATAGATGCCGCCTTGCCTTTGCGGTCTACCATGCGCCCGAATATTGGCGTCATGAAGATATTGCCGAAAGGCAGCAAGCCTGGAATGATGCCGGCCAAGCCCAGCGCGACATGGTATTTTTGGACCATCAGGTCGGTCGCGTATTTAAGGAAGGGGAAAACCGCCGAATAAAAAAGCAGACACAACATCGAGATATACCAGAAGCCCTTGTTCTTCAGTATCAGCTTGATGTCGGAGAGGCGGAACGGCTCCTCGCTATCGGCGTCGCCCTTGGCTTCCGAGGCATCGAGCTTGCGGTCCATGATTCCGTACACCAGGTAGCTGATGAAGCCGATGATAAGCAACACCACGGCCAGCAGCACCGGTGCCCCCACGGACTTGAAATGGGCGGCGACCGGGGCGCTGATCATCAGGGCCAGGGCCGTCCCCATGCGCGCCATGGCCAATTGCAGTCCCATGGCCAGGGCCATTTCCTTGCCTTTGAACCACTTGACGATGAGCTTGGTGGTGGTGATTCCCGCCACTTCGACGCCGACGCCGAAGATGGCGTAGCCGATGCCGGCCAGATAAACCTGCAGGGGCATGCCGCCGATCAATGGCACGTTTTGCAGCAGGGGCGTGGGGTCGAACGTGTGGGTGATGGCGAAATATTTAAGCACGGCCCCGGCGACCATCAGGCCGGTGGACATTACTCCGGTGAAACGCACGCCCATCTTGTCCAGGATGATGCCGCCGATGAGCAGCATGAACAGGAAGACATTGAACCAGCCGTAGGCGCTGGTGAAAAAGCCATATTGGGTGCTGGTCCAGTGCAGATGCTGCTCCAGCATGGGTTTCAGGGGGGCCATGACGTCGGCCATGAAATAGCCGCAGAGCATGGCCAAGCCGGCTACGGTCATAGCCGCCCAGCGGGCTTTCGGGGATTCG encodes:
- the uvrB gene encoding excinuclease ABC subunit UvrB, giving the protein MFKLTSPFCITVAQKTAVDEIVGKFRAGCRKQVLLGVTGSGKTFSMAHIIRELNVPTLVLSPNKTLAAQLFQEFKGFFPTDRVGYFISYYDYYQPEAFVPQRNLYIAKEVSINPELERLRLDATRNLLESRQTVVVASVSAIYSIGSPSDFTEQKIALALGDTIARDALLDEFVKLGYGRTHDLLESGKFRVRGHMVEIFPTSEENPLRFEFSGTAIGRIVFFDPLTGAWLEERKQVNVFPINYFFYRRARVEAALAKIRLELEERLRYFLAQGKPELAERLRQRTLFDIEMLEQFGHCPGIENYSLYLTGRQKGEAPYTLLSFFPPGYLTIIDESHVTVPQLNGMYAGDRSRKSKLVEYGFRLPSALDNRPLNFAEIQERLQNVLYVSATPAPFEISDAQGRVTSLLVRPTGLIDPEVIVKKAVDPVQDMLSEIEPVIKSKNRVLVTTLTKKMAEKLADFLTLKGVRCAYLHSEIKALDRVKIIRKLRQGEFDVLIGINLLREGLDLPEVALVVILDADKEGFLRSPTALIQTFGRAARHIDGKVILYIEGMVESVRQAIAEAERRRKYQVEYNRGHGILPVSVRSQIKDFHDDDYWLKKSAEPLPEDFKNREALEKEIQKLTLAMKEKAAHLDFKTAAQLRDRIKLLKNMLIEMF
- a CDS encoding MFS transporter → MTQALRTSLRESPKARWAAMTVAGLAMLCGYFMADVMAPLKPMLEQHLHWTSTQYGFFTSAYGWFNVFLFMLLIGGIILDKMGVRFTGVMSTGLMVAGAVLKYFAITHTFDPTPLLQNVPLIGGMPLQVYLAGIGYAIFGVGVEVAGITTTKLIVKWFKGKEMALAMGLQLAMARMGTALALMISAPVAAHFKSVGAPVLLAVVLLIIGFISYLVYGIMDRKLDASEAKGDADSEEPFRLSDIKLILKNKGFWYISMLCLLFYSAVFPFLKYATDLMVQKYHVALGLAGIIPGLLPFGNIFMTPIFGRMVDRKGKAASIMFLGSAMLIGVHLLFAVPLLSHWLVAFVLMLVLGVAFSLVPSAMWPSVPKLIPEKQLGTAYALIFYIQNWGLMGVPLLIGWILDRFCIVSRTVAADGSPLVAYNYTIPMLVFTGFGFLGLVFAFLLKAEDKRKGYGLELPSSTT